The stretch of DNA ACCTGCGGCTGGTCGACGTCGGCGACCCGGACGCCGAGCGCGTCGTCGTGCTGCTGCACGGCATCGCGGCCAGCTGGCGCTGGTTCACGCCGGTCATCCCGGCCTTGTCCGAGCGGGCACGCGTGCTCGCCGTCGACCTTCCCGGCTTCGGGCGCTCGGCCATGCCGCCCGCCGGGCTGACGTTCGACGCCATGGCCGCCGCGGTCGACGAGCTGGCGGACCAGCTGGGGCTGGGCGCCGTCGACGTCGTGGGCCACTCGATGGGGTCGATCGTCGGCACGCGCCTCGCCGTCGACCACCCGCGGCGGGTCCGGCGCCTCGTGCTCACCGGGGGTCCGGTGCTCGCCCTGACGGACCTCCCCCGGCACCCGCTGCGCACCCTGACCAGCGGGCCGCGCGCGGTGACCACCCTCGTCAAGCAGCTCGCGACCATCGGGCTCCCGCTGCCGTCGGCGGCGGCCGATGTCGTCGCGGAGTCGGCGTTCGTGCGGCGCGTCCTCATGCGCGGCTACGTCGCCCACCCCGAGGACCCTGTCGCCCGACGTCGCCCGCGACGTGATGCGCGAGCTGGGCGCCCGCGGATCGCTGCCGACGCTGCTGTCGGCGTTCACGAGCGATCCCTCAGCCGGCCTCGAGCACGTGTCCGCACCGACGCTGATCATCCGCGGCGCCCAGGACCCCCTCTCCACCGCCCGTGACGTCGAGCGCTTCGCCCGCACCGTCCCCGACGTCCGCGTCGTCACCCTCGACGGAGTCGGGCTCCTGCCACGAAAGCTGACGGCAGATCATCGCTACCGAGCGTGCCGTCAGCGGCGCGCCCTCGGCGAGCGAGGCGGCTTTCCCAAGGCCCCCACGATTCGTGAAGTTGGTCCTGCCGCCGCCTCGATGCTCCGGACGACTTTCCGTTCCCGAGGCATCGACTGTCCATGGTCGAGCTCTGGGTCCCTGCGCAACCTTACTGCGGCTCGAGACCCGTCGGATTCTCGAGTCGCCCCAGCCTGAACGCGTCTAGTAGCGCCGGGAACCCTCGCCGCGGCGGTTCACAGTCTGGCAGGAAGTGCGCAAGCAGCATGCGTGCCACAGCAAAATGGCTGATGAGAATGATCCGCCGCTTCCCCTCGCAAGCAGTCAGCGTTGCTACCGCTTCGCTTAGGCGTCGAAGCACGGCATCACCGGACTCGCCGTTCGGAGGTGCTGCATTCAAGTTCCGTCCGGCTTCCCAGTCCCTGAGCAGGCTGGCGTGTTGATGTGTTCCTTCTGAACAGTCGTCGCGGCCCCAGTCCCCTGGGTCGACTTCCGCGAATCCAGAAACGATCGTGCTCTCAGACTCCGGGAAAAGGATGTCGGCGGTCTGGATGGCCCGAGCAGCAGGGCTGACGAATACTTCGTGCGGCGGCAGTTGAGCCCGCCAGTAGGCGCGTTTCGCCGTTGCGGCAGATCGTCCGGCGGCTGAGAGCGGTGGTCCTGGCACTCCGACGGCCATTCGTCCGACTTCGTTGGCGTCCGTGGCGGCGTGCCGCACGAAGACGATGGTCATAGAACTCGCTCCATGACAGCGAGCAGATCGTCGCCGAACGTCTCCACTGTCGGGAGGACTCGCGAGGATATGCCACCATCGATCGGCATCGAGCGGTTCAGTGCCAGCCGCATCGCGCCGTACAGGTGATCGAGCGCTCGGCGATAAGCACGTGAACCTTCCTCGGCACGGAGACCTGACTCGTTGAAATAGGAGGCTGCGGACCCGTAGATCTCTCGCATCGAGGTCTCGGAACCGACGAGGACCCGTGCCCCAGCCTCCAAGGCTTCCAACCCGGGGAACCCGAAGCCTTCGGAAACGGATGCCGACACGAAGAGATCGCACGACCGGTAGAGGTCGGCCAGCAACGCGTCTGATGCGTCTTCCAACAACGTCACCCAGTCAGCTCGTCTAGCGGCTTGTCTGACTGAGTCTGCATAAGCGGGGAAACTGGCTGTCGCACCACCCACCAGCACCAGGCGGAGATGGGGATGTTCGGACCGAAGCCGATTCGCCGCATTGATCAGTGCAAGCTGGTTCTTGCGCGGCTCCATCTTGCTGACCCCGATGATCATCGGGTCGCCTCTCGGGACCGGTGCGTTCGATGGCGCGAGGGTAGACGAGACGAACGGATAGGCAACGTGCCACCGTCCCTTGGTCTGGGGAAGGTATCTGACGAGGTCAGTTGCGCTGAAGTGGGATACCGTCATCAACTCGTCGGCGCTCTCGGATCCCTTCTCGTACATACGCTGGATGAGGTTCGCAACAGCGGAACGCGAGTCTCTATCCAGCCAGGCCGACTCGACGCCTAGTTCCCGTGCGAGGCCCAGGAGGACGTCCGCGCCATAGAGAGTCTCGAAGACGTCTCGGGATGGCGACGGGAAGTCACCCCAGAAGGGCTGAGCGTCGTGGAGGACTCTGACCAGTGGCACCACGTCGACCGGCGGCACGTAGTACTGCGGGGCGATGAACAGTCCGGCGCCGACGTCTTTCAGTGCTTGCGAAAGACCATTGCTCGCCCACGTGGAAAGAAGCGCCGCGTCCCAAGGGTACTGGGTCTGGCTCATGCGGGCCGAGGGGTTTACTAGTTCGACCAGCTCGAAGCGATGCCGGAGTGCTTCGGAGAATCGGAAGGCCTCGACCAGACACTGGGTGTATCGACCGATGCCGCTCGCGCCTGCTCGGCGCGCATCGACGGCCACCACAGTTCGCTTAGCCACGGACGTTCCATCCTTTCGCCTGTTCCGATTTCGCCACGTAGTACCGAAGGAGGGGACTGAGCGACTCCCATACCGGTTCGCGAGTCACTTGAGCGTGGATGTCATCGAGGACATCTTGTACGAGCGGAGTCGACTCGGGCAGTCGGGAAAGGTGGACCGACACGTTGAGAAGATTCTCGACCATCCATTGATGGGACCCACTGAGCCTTGCAAGTCGTTTAGTCAGATGGACGAAGCGGTCGGCTTCGACACCCGACATCATCTGTCGTTGCTCCAACGTGCGTGTCCCGTACAGCAGATCCCGGCACATAGCTGTGGCGAAATGGCTCGCACGGCTGGACTGCACACTGGAGCCGTCCGGGTCGGCCTCGAGGTCGTCGATCGCATCGTTGGCTGCAATCATTAGCTGCCGGTGCGCGGTGGACAGCGTCGCGTCGTCGCAATTGGGGTCTTTGAGAAGCGCTGAAAGATGTTCCAGCAGGACGAAGGACGCGAAGAAGGGTTCGACGACGTCCGAATGTCGGTCGCTGCCTCGGAGCTCGAGGTCGATTCCTTCGAGCAGAGTCACTACCGCTGCGGGTCCAGCCGAACGCGCTCGATCCAGTTCCGCTCGCAAAGATGCACGGCGGCTGAGCGGGGCCGTTGCGAGCGAACTCCAGGATTCTGCGGAGGGTCCGGTAAGTCTGCGAATCCATCGGCTGTCTACCCTTACACCGTCTGACAGACGTCTCACCTGCTCGGGTTCGTCCGAGAGCCGCACGGGTCGTCCGCTGACTTTGCTGAGTTCCCAGGAGAGCAAGAGATCTCCCCAGGTCTGTTGGTCGGCCGGACGAAGAAAGTCCTCGTAGCCCCCGACTCGGCAAAGGATCCACGCCAGGCGGGGGACCACGGGCCGGCATTGCGACCCAGCTCGGGAGTTCGGCTCTGCCCGCCAGGAACGTGCTTCACCGATCACGAATCCGTTGAGTGCTGTCAGTTCGTCCGGGTCGGTTTTCATCTGGAGATCCCGGACGAGTTGGAGAGTCAACCACTTGGAGAGCGAGTCCGAGTGCACTTGTGAGTTCTTTCGCACGAGCTCCACTACGCGTCTCACATGGTCGTCGTCGAGTTCCGGTGCCGAGAGTCCGAGACATTCGAGGGTACGGTGCCAGTTCGGTCGCGTCGGAGTTACGTGGAGTGTGTGGCTCTTCAACCACTCGCGTATCGCGGTCTTGCGGGCGACAAGCATCTGCTGCGCGCCGGGATCCGTAGATTCGACTCGCTTGGCCCTC from Aeromicrobium erythreum encodes:
- a CDS encoding histidine phosphatase family protein produces the protein MTIVFVRHAATDANEVGRMAVGVPGPPLSAAGRSAATAKRAYWRAQLPPHEVFVSPAARAIQTADILFPESESTIVSGFAEVDPGDWGRDDCSEGTHQHASLLRDWEAGRNLNAAPPNGESGDAVLRRLSEAVATLTACEGKRRIILISHFAVARMLLAHFLPDCEPPRRGFPALLDAFRLGRLENPTGLEPQ
- a CDS encoding SIR2 family NAD-dependent protein deacylase; protein product: MTTPQDDLLDGELIASIADGTCVLFLGAGFTSAFSSVGGENVKTASELGESIVKSLIERLDGSSHVPARVIAATTSLTEDGRRTYQLRLASQFFISELVRYGNIDPEVAREDLVELLVEETGQSFSLETVTAAAPLLSLPWSSIYTTNYDSLVESTLAAIGVPYQVTSRPSDLVERAGDRLEIVKIHGSIDEVHLDRELPLVVTSDDYASFGWTRGLLLDELRVNLAQRDVLFLGYGLQDENLDTVIREVSRAISHTPRSLYVQTRGTAEEPWWNYLRLRNFKVRRSQDLVRLAGRLNEALTDFRTSHDAGYVDYAVTSRNGNDDKYDTAELMSIKTAVARETWRSSRTFASTVDLSSCGSDPVAALYFFMRAKRVESTDPGAQQMLVARKTAIREWLKSHTLHVTPTRPNWHRTLECLGLSAPELDDDHVRRVVELVRKNSQVHSDSLSKWLTLQLVRDLQMKTDPDELTALNGFVIGEARSWRAEPNSRAGSQCRPVVPRLAWILCRVGGYEDFLRPADQQTWGDLLLSWELSKVSGRPVRLSDEPEQVRRLSDGVRVDSRWIRRLTGPSAESWSSLATAPLSRRASLRAELDRARSAGPAAVVTLLEGIDLELRGSDRHSDVVEPFFASFVLLEHLSALLKDPNCDDATLSTAHRQLMIAANDAIDDLEADPDGSSVQSSRASHFATAMCRDLLYGTRTLEQRQMMSGVEADRFVHLTKRLARLSGSHQWMVENLLNVSVHLSRLPESTPLVQDVLDDIHAQVTREPVWESLSPLLRYYVAKSEQAKGWNVRG
- a CDS encoding glycosyltransferase, which gives rise to MAKRTVVAVDARRAGASGIGRYTQCLVEAFRFSEALRHRFELVELVNPSARMSQTQYPWDAALLSTWASNGLSQALKDVGAGLFIAPQYYVPPVDVVPLVRVLHDAQPFWGDFPSPSRDVFETLYGADVLLGLARELGVESAWLDRDSRSAVANLIQRMYEKGSESADELMTVSHFSATDLVRYLPQTKGRWHVAYPFVSSTLAPSNAPVPRGDPMIIGVSKMEPRKNQLALINAANRLRSEHPHLRLVLVGGATASFPAYADSVRQAARRADWVTLLEDASDALLADLYRSCDLFVSASVSEGFGFPGLEALEAGARVLVGSETSMREIYGSAASYFNESGLRAEEGSRAYRRALDHLYGAMRLALNRSMPIDGGISSRVLPTVETFGDDLLAVMERVL
- a CDS encoding alpha/beta fold hydrolase, whose product is MGREVEWESSERTVQVGGADLRLVDVGDPDAERVVVLLHGIAASWRWFTPVIPALSERARVLAVDLPGFGRSAMPPAGLTFDAMAAAVDELADQLGLGAVDVVGHSMGSIVGTRLAVDHPRRVRRLVLTGGPVLALTDLPRHPLRTLTSGPRAVTTLVKQLATIGLPLPSAAADVVAESAFVRRVLMRGYVAHPEDPVARRRPRRDARAGRPRIAADAAVGVHERSLSRPRARVRTDADHPRRPGPPLHRP